Proteins from a genomic interval of Providencia stuartii:
- the hemX gene encoding uroporphyrinogen-III C-methyltransferase, whose protein sequence is MTEQNNSTETVNNETVAETPKNRQPKPSSEQKRSGLIGSAIAIAIIIAIGGGIYYFTQQSNAQLVNENNELKQQLNDLAEQQKVDRQRLDALFASQSEIKTQTREYEEQLNRHMQELQAHVNTLSSSDVKSWLLAQADFMVKMAGRKLWNDHDPVTAAVLLKSADSSLAEMNDPSLLDIRKAIKNDIASLAAINQVDYDGIILRLNQLSNEVDNLRLNEINSGDVKAEDEGEVSSDIADWKQNLSRSWKNFTNDFITVRARDGSEAPLLAPNQDIYLRENIRSQLLIAAQAVPRYQEETYKQSLEQVSTWVRAYFDVNAPATKAFLAEVDDLINQPIATEMPDALESQPKLEKVMQTRVRNLLAQSEEVANTPAEAAPTEEKQPEKAVAKPEDSEAAPLDAPANEQKG, encoded by the coding sequence ATGACGGAACAAAATAATTCTACCGAAACGGTTAATAATGAAACTGTCGCGGAAACCCCAAAAAACCGCCAACCTAAGCCGTCTTCGGAGCAAAAACGTTCTGGTCTCATCGGTAGTGCCATCGCTATCGCAATTATCATCGCCATTGGTGGTGGTATTTATTATTTTACTCAACAAAGTAATGCGCAACTCGTGAATGAAAATAACGAATTGAAGCAACAGTTGAATGATTTAGCCGAACAGCAAAAAGTTGACCGCCAGCGCTTGGATGCGCTGTTCGCCTCACAGTCAGAAATCAAAACACAGACTCGTGAATATGAAGAGCAGCTCAACCGTCATATGCAAGAGCTACAAGCACATGTTAATACGCTCTCAAGCTCAGATGTTAAAAGTTGGTTGCTGGCACAGGCTGATTTTATGGTCAAAATGGCAGGAAGAAAATTATGGAATGATCACGACCCAGTCACGGCCGCGGTACTCTTAAAAAGTGCGGATTCTAGTCTTGCTGAAATGAATGACCCTAGCCTGCTTGATATCCGTAAAGCCATTAAAAATGATATTGCTAGCTTAGCGGCGATCAATCAAGTCGATTATGACGGTATTATTCTTCGTTTGAATCAATTGAGTAATGAAGTCGATAACTTGCGCCTCAATGAGATTAACAGCGGTGATGTGAAAGCTGAAGATGAAGGAGAAGTCTCCAGCGATATCGCGGATTGGAAGCAAAATCTATCACGGAGTTGGAAAAACTTTACTAATGATTTTATCACCGTACGTGCTCGTGACGGTTCAGAAGCCCCATTATTGGCACCAAATCAAGATATCTATCTACGTGAAAACATTCGTTCTCAATTGTTGATCGCTGCACAAGCGGTGCCTCGATATCAAGAAGAAACCTATAAACAGTCACTCGAACAAGTTTCTACTTGGGTTCGTGCTTATTTTGATGTTAACGCTCCGGCAACAAAAGCCTTCTTAGCTGAAGTTGATGATTTAATAAATCAACCGATCGCGACTGAGATGCCTGATGCTTTAGAAAGCCAACCTAAACTTGAAAAAGTAATGCAAACACGCGTTCGTAATCTGTTGGCACAGTCAGAAGAAGTGGCTAATACGCCTGCTGAAGCTGCACCGACAGAAGAAAAACAGCCTGAAAAAGCAGTCGCAAAACCTGAAGATTCAGAGGCAGCACCTCTTGATGCACCAGCCAATGAGCAGAAGGGGTAA
- the dapF gene encoding diaminopimelate epimerase: MQFSKMHGLGNDFMVVDGVTQNVYFSPELISRLADRHTGVGFDQLLLVEAPYDPDLDFHYRIFNADGSEVAQCGNGARCFARFVRLKGLTNKQKIKVSTQAGRMTLTINENDDVCVNMGEPEFEPQKIPFRAIKAEKTYIIRALERTVLCGVVSMGNPHCVIQVESVKTAEVEILGPVLESHERFPERVNVGFMEIINANHISLRVFERGAGETQACGSGACAAVAIGIQQGLLSNRVKVDLPGGSLDISWEGPGHPLYMTGPASHVYDGVLQL; this comes from the coding sequence ATGCAATTTTCTAAAATGCATGGCTTAGGTAATGATTTCATGGTCGTCGACGGCGTCACTCAGAATGTTTATTTTTCTCCTGAGCTGATTAGCCGCCTTGCGGATAGGCATACAGGGGTTGGCTTTGACCAACTGTTGTTAGTTGAGGCACCTTATGATCCTGATTTAGATTTTCATTATCGTATCTTCAATGCAGATGGAAGTGAAGTTGCACAATGTGGCAATGGTGCTCGCTGTTTTGCACGTTTCGTACGTTTAAAAGGGCTGACAAATAAACAAAAAATTAAAGTCAGTACTCAAGCAGGTCGCATGACATTGACGATCAATGAAAATGACGATGTTTGCGTGAATATGGGGGAACCTGAATTTGAACCTCAGAAAATACCTTTTCGCGCTATCAAAGCAGAAAAAACCTATATTATTAGAGCGTTAGAACGTACAGTATTATGTGGTGTGGTTTCGATGGGAAATCCTCACTGTGTTATTCAGGTTGAAAGTGTAAAAACAGCTGAAGTGGAAATCTTAGGCCCTGTTCTTGAGAGTCATGAACGGTTTCCAGAACGCGTTAATGTCGGTTTCATGGAAATAATCAATGCGAACCATATCAGCTTACGTGTGTTTGAACGTGGAGCGGGAGAAACGCAGGCATGCGGTAGTGGTGCTTGTGCCGCGGTGGCAATCGGTATCCAGCAAGGGTTATTATCAAATCGAGTGAAAGTTGACTTGCCAGGAGGATCCCTTGATATTAGTTGGGAAGGGCCTGGCCATCCATTATATATGACAGGGCCTGCGAGTCATGTTTATGATGGGGTACTACAACTTTAA
- a CDS encoding class I adenylate cyclase yields MYLYIETLKQRLDAINQLRLDRATASMDETFCKVYSLLPVLFHYHHPMMPGYIEGNVPHGVCFFTPDDDQQTWLSQFEKYLPSADKANGELPITGIYSMGSTSSIGQSQCSDIDIWVCHPSWLDSEEKRLLQKKCTLIEQWAASLGIDVTVFLIDENRFRHHASGHIGGEDCGSTQHILLLDEFYRTAVRMAGKRLLWTMVPVEEEHHYDEYVMSLYAQGVLTPNEWLDLGGLGELSAAEYFGASLWQLYKSVDSPYKAVLKSLLLESYSWDYPKGKLLALEFKRHLHAGEIVCYGLDSYCLMLERVTRYLIEINDTTRLDLIRRCFYLKVCEKLSKDTEDECSGWRRDVLSQLVESWGWGAERLEMLDLRNQWKIERVREAHNELLDTMMQSYRNLIRFARRNNLSVSASPQDIGVLTRKLYAAFEALPGKVTLVNPQISPDLSEPHLTFIYVPSGRANRSGWYLYNQAPHIDTIIGHQPLEYNRYLNKLVAWAYFNGLLTENTQVYMHHGQSQCDEKKLLELMHDVSGHFPIRLPAPTPKALYSPCEIRHLAIIVNLEKDPTQVYSDQVVHFDFRKLDVFSFGEEQRCLIGSIDLLYRNSWNEVRTLHFSGEQCMLEALKTILGKMHQDAAPPDAVEVFCYCEHLRGLVRTRVQQLVSECIDLRLSSNRNDPGRFKALRIAGQTWGLFFERLNVSVQKLENAVEFYGAISHNKLHGWPVKLNAKENNHLPAVVDGYASEGIVQFFFENTADNTGFNIYVLDEANRVEIYSHCEGSKEDLVRDVSRFYSSSHDRFTYGANFINFNLPQFYQIVTHKGKSQVIPFSGGTWPFDIEEQDELMNAGHFDTSPHHQAHHY; encoded by the coding sequence TTGTATCTCTATATTGAAACTCTAAAACAGAGACTTGATGCGATAAACCAACTTCGGTTAGATCGTGCGACAGCGTCAATGGATGAAACCTTCTGTAAGGTTTACAGTCTGCTGCCTGTCTTATTTCATTATCATCACCCAATGATGCCTGGCTATATTGAAGGAAACGTCCCTCATGGTGTGTGTTTCTTCACGCCTGATGATGACCAACAAACATGGTTGTCGCAATTTGAAAAATATCTTCCCTCAGCAGATAAAGCGAATGGTGAACTTCCTATCACAGGCATTTATTCCATGGGGAGTACATCATCGATAGGTCAAAGCCAATGTTCAGATATTGATATTTGGGTTTGTCATCCCTCTTGGTTGGATAGTGAAGAAAAGCGCCTATTACAGAAAAAATGCACATTAATCGAACAGTGGGCGGCTTCTCTTGGCATTGATGTGACGGTTTTTTTGATCGATGAAAATCGTTTTAGACACCATGCGAGTGGCCATATTGGCGGAGAAGATTGCGGTTCAACACAACATATTTTATTGCTTGATGAATTCTACCGTACCGCGGTACGTATGGCGGGTAAAAGGCTGTTATGGACCATGGTACCCGTCGAAGAAGAACATCATTATGATGAATATGTGATGTCGCTTTATGCTCAGGGGGTATTAACGCCAAATGAATGGCTAGACCTCGGTGGATTGGGCGAACTGTCTGCTGCTGAATACTTTGGTGCAAGTTTGTGGCAATTATATAAAAGTGTCGACTCACCTTATAAAGCGGTTTTAAAAAGCTTACTATTAGAATCTTATTCGTGGGATTATCCAAAAGGCAAATTACTCGCATTAGAATTTAAACGCCATCTCCACGCTGGCGAGATAGTTTGTTACGGTTTAGATTCTTATTGTTTAATGTTAGAACGTGTTACCCGCTATTTAATCGAAATTAATGATACTACTCGCCTTGATTTAATTCGTCGTTGTTTCTACCTCAAAGTCTGTGAAAAACTCTCCAAAGATACTGAAGATGAATGTTCTGGCTGGCGCCGTGATGTACTTTCACAGTTAGTTGAATCGTGGGGGTGGGGTGCTGAACGTTTAGAGATGTTAGATTTGCGCAATCAATGGAAAATTGAGCGTGTTCGTGAAGCCCATAATGAGTTACTCGACACGATGATGCAAAGTTACCGTAACCTGATCCGCTTTGCTCGTCGTAATAATTTAAGTGTTAGTGCCAGCCCACAAGATATTGGCGTATTAACCCGTAAGTTATATGCTGCTTTTGAAGCGCTACCGGGTAAAGTGACACTTGTTAACCCGCAAATCTCTCCAGACCTCAGTGAGCCACATCTTACGTTTATTTATGTTCCTTCTGGCCGCGCGAATCGTAGCGGTTGGTATTTGTATAACCAAGCACCACATATTGACACCATTATTGGTCATCAACCGCTCGAATATAACCGTTATTTGAACAAACTGGTCGCTTGGGCTTACTTTAACGGATTACTGACTGAAAATACTCAGGTGTATATGCATCATGGTCAGTCTCAATGTGATGAGAAGAAGTTACTTGAATTGATGCATGACGTTTCGGGGCATTTTCCGATTCGCTTACCGGCCCCAACGCCAAAAGCCTTGTATAGTCCTTGTGAAATCCGCCACTTAGCCATTATCGTCAATTTAGAAAAAGATCCGACACAAGTTTATTCAGACCAAGTGGTACATTTTGATTTCAGAAAGCTAGACGTGTTTAGTTTTGGTGAAGAACAACGTTGCCTAATTGGTAGTATTGATCTGCTGTATCGCAACTCTTGGAATGAAGTGAGAACACTTCACTTTAGCGGCGAGCAATGCATGTTAGAGGCACTCAAAACCATTTTAGGTAAAATGCATCAAGATGCTGCGCCGCCAGATGCGGTGGAAGTCTTCTGCTATTGTGAGCATTTACGTGGCCTAGTGAGAACACGTGTACAACAGTTGGTTTCAGAGTGTATTGACTTGCGTTTATCAAGTAATCGCAATGACCCCGGTCGTTTCAAAGCGTTACGGATTGCTGGGCAAACATGGGGCTTATTCTTTGAACGGTTAAATGTTTCAGTTCAGAAACTGGAAAATGCGGTTGAGTTCTATGGGGCCATTTCTCACAATAAATTACATGGTTGGCCTGTCAAATTAAACGCCAAAGAAAATAACCATTTACCCGCCGTTGTTGACGGTTATGCAAGTGAAGGTATCGTACAGTTTTTCTTTGAAAATACCGCAGATAACACAGGCTTTAACATTTATGTTTTAGATGAAGCCAACCGAGTGGAAATTTATTCTCACTGTGAGGGCTCCAAAGAAGACTTAGTACGAGACGTTAGCCGTTTCTATTCATCGTCTCATGACCGTTTTACGTACGGTGCTAATTTTATTAATTTTAATTTGCCGCAGTTCTATCAAATTGTGACTCATAAAGGCAAAAGCCAAGTGATACCCTTTTCAGGCGGAACTTGGCCTTTCGATATTGAAGAGCAGGATGAATTAATGAATGCTGGGCATTTTGATACTTCACCGCATCATCAAGCCCATCATTATTGA
- the hemY gene encoding protoheme IX biogenesis protein HemY: protein MIKVLILFIVLIAGIILGPLLAGHQGYVFIRTDDYDITTSVTNLVLCFVLLQFVLLFLGWCYRRFISTTSRTKGWVSGRKYHKAHSQTQKALLKLAEGDFDQVEKLMSKHADFSQQPVINYLLAAEAAQQRGDEHRTHQYLNRAAEVAGNDQLPVDISRVRIQLAEGEVYAARTGVDKLLDQAPRHPEVLRLAEQAYLRSGAYQALIELLPIMAKTQLHNEDELEALKLKAYKGLMNQCMAENGSEGLKQWWKAQPRKIRHETALQSFLAEHLIECDDIESAEKIVIDGLKQQYDERLLLLAPRLRSDKPEQLEKVLKQLVKQSGATPLLNSTMGQIALQHAQWEHAETYFKAALAQRFDAHDAAWLADALDKLHKAEEAAKIRQEALLHSLKKERS from the coding sequence ATGATTAAAGTACTGATCCTTTTTATTGTGCTTATCGCTGGTATTATCTTAGGCCCTCTCTTAGCGGGCCACCAAGGTTATGTTTTCATCCGTACAGATGATTATGATATCACCACCAGTGTCACTAACTTAGTGCTGTGCTTTGTGTTGCTCCAGTTTGTCCTGCTGTTCCTTGGCTGGTGTTACCGTCGTTTTATTAGCACCACTTCACGAACTAAAGGCTGGGTCAGTGGGCGTAAATACCATAAAGCGCACTCACAAACACAAAAAGCCTTACTCAAACTTGCCGAAGGCGATTTCGACCAAGTTGAAAAACTGATGAGTAAACACGCGGATTTTTCTCAGCAGCCAGTGATTAACTATTTACTTGCCGCTGAAGCGGCACAACAGCGTGGAGATGAGCATCGAACTCATCAATACCTCAATAGAGCCGCCGAAGTTGCTGGCAACGACCAACTTCCCGTCGATATCAGCCGTGTTCGTATTCAATTGGCTGAAGGCGAAGTGTATGCGGCTCGAACGGGGGTCGATAAACTTCTCGATCAAGCACCCCGCCACCCTGAAGTACTACGTCTTGCTGAACAAGCCTACTTACGTTCAGGGGCTTATCAGGCACTGATTGAACTGCTACCGATTATGGCGAAAACACAACTTCATAACGAAGATGAGTTAGAGGCATTAAAACTGAAAGCTTATAAGGGCTTGATGAATCAATGTATGGCTGAAAATGGTAGTGAAGGCTTGAAACAGTGGTGGAAAGCTCAGCCACGAAAAATCCGTCATGAAACGGCTTTACAGTCCTTCTTAGCTGAACATTTGATTGAATGTGATGATATCGAAAGTGCTGAAAAAATTGTGATTGATGGTTTGAAACAGCAATATGATGAGCGCTTATTACTCCTCGCACCAAGACTCCGTAGCGATAAACCAGAACAGCTTGAGAAAGTATTAAAGCAACTGGTTAAGCAGTCAGGAGCAACACCATTACTCAATAGTACAATGGGGCAAATCGCATTACAGCATGCGCAATGGGAACACGCAGAGACTTATTTCAAAGCCGCATTAGCGCAACGTTTTGATGCTCATGATGCCGCTTGGTTAGCCGATGCCCTCGATAAACTGCACAAAGCAGAGGAAGCCGCTAAAATACGTCAAGAAGCCTTACTGCATTCACTCAAAAAAGAACGTTCTTAA
- the cyaY gene encoding iron donor protein CyaY: protein MNDSEFHQLADQMMASIEQHLDNYDGDADIDCETNGGVMTLSFEDGSKIIINRQEPFHQIWLATKHGGYHYDYKDNEWVCDRSGQRFTEMLAQAISAQSGEPFTF from the coding sequence GTGAATGACAGTGAATTTCACCAACTTGCCGATCAAATGATGGCTTCTATTGAACAACATTTGGACAATTATGACGGTGATGCGGATATTGATTGTGAAACGAATGGTGGTGTCATGACGCTCAGTTTTGAAGATGGCAGCAAAATCATTATCAATCGACAAGAGCCTTTCCACCAAATTTGGCTCGCCACGAAACACGGCGGCTATCACTACGACTATAAAGATAATGAGTGGGTATGCGATCGTTCAGGGCAACGATTCACGGAGATGCTCGCACAAGCTATTAGCGCGCAAAGCGGTGAGCCTTTTACGTTTTAG
- a CDS encoding uroporphyrinogen-III synthase: MKVLVTRPEPAGCELIAAIKAKGGDAFASPLISIAPGAELNLLGSRLQQLDQHDLVFLLSKNAVWYAHLTLKQAGRNWSDKLSYYGIGRSTGQYFEALTGRTIRWPEHGETSEALLSLPELQFLEGKRALLLRGNGGRELLASTLRSRGAEVEYCECYARHPVLYDKTEFNQQWVNANITDIVISSGQMLALLNQLIAENTKAWWFNRRLLVVSERIADQARQNGWKKVCVANSAENNALLDALFSTDMGC; this comes from the coding sequence ATGAAAGTACTAGTCACGCGGCCTGAGCCAGCTGGTTGCGAACTCATCGCAGCAATCAAAGCAAAGGGAGGCGATGCTTTCGCTTCCCCGCTCATTAGTATTGCGCCGGGTGCTGAATTAAATTTACTGGGATCACGCCTTCAGCAGCTTGATCAACACGATTTAGTCTTTCTTTTATCTAAAAATGCGGTCTGGTATGCACATTTAACCCTTAAACAAGCAGGACGCAACTGGTCAGATAAGTTATCCTACTATGGGATAGGTCGTTCAACCGGCCAGTATTTTGAGGCGTTAACAGGTCGCACTATCCGTTGGCCAGAGCACGGAGAGACCAGTGAAGCATTACTTAGCCTTCCTGAATTGCAATTTCTTGAAGGTAAACGTGCACTTCTATTACGCGGAAACGGAGGAAGGGAGCTCCTAGCCTCAACATTACGTTCCAGAGGTGCAGAGGTTGAGTATTGTGAATGTTATGCGAGACACCCTGTTTTATACGATAAAACAGAGTTTAATCAACAATGGGTTAATGCAAATATTACTGATATTGTGATCAGTAGTGGTCAAATGTTAGCCTTACTCAATCAATTAATCGCTGAAAATACCAAAGCATGGTGGTTCAATCGCCGCTTATTAGTTGTCAGCGAACGGATTGCAGACCAAGCCCGCCAAAATGGTTGGAAAAAGGTCTGTGTGGCAAATAGCGCAGAAAATAATGCTTTATTGGACGCCTTATTTTCAACCGACATGGGATGCTAA
- the lptM gene encoding LPS translocon maturation chaperone LptM — MKKSLVGLSAFIMLLTLSGCGLKGPLYFPPEEQASASQTEDVEPKAQNSTAADSRAPSSNQQ; from the coding sequence ATGAAAAAAAGTTTAGTTGGACTCTCTGCGTTTATTATGTTGTTGACTCTTTCTGGTTGTGGCTTAAAAGGCCCTCTCTATTTTCCACCAGAAGAACAGGCTTCAGCATCACAAACTGAAGATGTTGAACCTAAGGCTCAAAATAGTACCGCGGCAGATTCACGAGCGCCGTCTTCAAATCAACAATAA
- the hemC gene encoding hydroxymethylbilane synthase, translating into MTSINIVRIATRKSPLAMWQAHFVKEKLEQLHPGLQVELVPMVTKGDIILDTPLAKVGGKGLFVKELELALLEKRADIAVHSMKDVPVEFPEGLGLVTICEREDPRDAFVSNHFDSLEALPSGSIVGTSSLRRQCQIRELRPDLIIRDLRGNVGTRLSKLDNGEYDAIILAVAGLKRLGLEARIRTALAPEQSLPAVGQGAVGIECRLEDERTRQLLEKLNHDETAICVLAERAMNMRLEGGCQVPIGSYAIWQNNQIWLRALVGAPDGSQVIRGERLIAPEQAKQAGISLAEELLDKGAREILSVVYQGNPPA; encoded by the coding sequence ATGACTTCAATAAATATCGTCCGTATTGCAACACGTAAAAGCCCTTTAGCTATGTGGCAAGCACACTTTGTTAAAGAGAAGCTCGAACAACTACACCCCGGTTTGCAGGTTGAACTGGTACCGATGGTGACTAAAGGCGATATTATTTTAGATACTCCCTTAGCTAAAGTAGGTGGAAAAGGTCTATTTGTTAAAGAATTAGAGTTAGCTTTACTGGAAAAACGCGCAGACATCGCAGTGCATTCAATGAAGGATGTTCCCGTTGAATTTCCAGAAGGGCTCGGTTTAGTCACGATCTGTGAGCGTGAAGACCCACGTGACGCTTTTGTGTCTAATCACTTTGACAGCCTTGAGGCTCTACCTAGCGGTAGCATAGTGGGAACGTCCAGTTTGCGCCGCCAATGCCAAATACGAGAACTACGCCCAGACCTCATTATCCGCGATCTACGCGGAAACGTGGGGACTCGGCTCTCGAAACTGGATAATGGTGAATACGATGCCATAATTTTGGCCGTCGCGGGGCTGAAACGGTTAGGTTTAGAAGCGCGAATTCGTACTGCATTAGCGCCTGAACAATCCTTACCAGCCGTGGGACAAGGTGCGGTGGGTATTGAGTGCCGCTTAGAGGATGAGCGTACTCGTCAACTACTCGAAAAACTTAACCACGATGAAACAGCCATCTGTGTTCTCGCGGAACGTGCTATGAATATGCGCCTTGAAGGCGGTTGCCAAGTACCTATTGGGAGCTATGCGATTTGGCAAAATAACCAAATTTGGCTACGTGCTTTAGTGGGGGCGCCAGATGGTAGCCAAGTCATTCGTGGCGAGCGTTTAATCGCCCCAGAACAAGCAAAACAAGCAGGGATCTCTCTTGCTGAGGAATTACTCGATAAAGGCGCCCGCGAAATTCTCTCTGTGGTTTACCAAGGGAATCCACCGGCATGA
- the wecG gene encoding lipopolysaccharide N-acetylmannosaminouronosyltransferase translates to MEQQSIPQYSIRGHQIWGFKDMAHFLDHLFADGETQSGTLVAINAEKVMTAEKDAALNTLLGQAEYLYADGISIVRAIRRKYPQAQVSRVAGADLWEALMERAGREGTPVFLVGGKPEILEQTEEKLRSQWNVNIVGSQNGYFTAEDRDALFERIRASGAKIVTVAMGSPKQEIFMRDCRKVYPEALYMGVGGTYDVFTGHVKRAPKIWQNLGLEWLYRLLAQPTRIKRQFKLLKFLAYYYGGKL, encoded by the coding sequence ATGGAACAGCAATCTATTCCGCAATATAGTATCAGAGGCCACCAAATTTGGGGGTTTAAAGATATGGCACATTTTCTGGATCATCTGTTTGCTGATGGCGAGACTCAGTCAGGGACTCTGGTTGCAATCAACGCTGAAAAAGTCATGACGGCGGAAAAAGATGCGGCATTAAACACCTTGCTTGGCCAAGCCGAATACCTATATGCGGATGGTATTAGTATTGTGCGCGCTATTCGCCGTAAATATCCACAGGCTCAAGTTTCTCGTGTTGCAGGCGCTGACCTTTGGGAGGCGTTAATGGAGCGAGCAGGGAGGGAAGGAACGCCGGTTTTCTTAGTCGGAGGCAAACCTGAAATTCTTGAACAAACAGAAGAAAAATTACGTTCTCAATGGAATGTGAATATTGTTGGTTCACAAAATGGTTATTTTACAGCAGAAGACCGAGATGCTCTGTTTGAGCGTATCCGAGCCAGCGGCGCGAAGATTGTGACAGTTGCGATGGGGTCGCCAAAACAAGAAATTTTCATGCGCGATTGCCGTAAAGTTTACCCTGAGGCATTGTATATGGGTGTCGGTGGTACTTATGATGTTTTCACCGGTCATGTGAAGCGGGCGCCCAAAATATGGCAAAACCTTGGGTTAGAGTGGCTGTATCGCCTGCTAGCACAACCCACACGTATTAAACGACAATTTAAATTATTAAAATTTTTAGCTTATTACTATGGTGGTAAGCTTTAA
- the thrP gene encoding bifunctional threonine/serine APC transporter ThrP, whose protein sequence is MESSQQERPQGLQRGLEARHIELIALGGTIGVGLFMGSASTLKWAGPSVLLAYIIAGIFVFFIMRSMGEMLFVEPVTGSFASFGYKYLSPFWGCLTAWGYWFMWVAVGISEITAIGVYAEYWFPDVPQWIFALIAVVSVALANLAAVRLYGELEFWFAMIKVTTIVVMILIGLSLIFLGIGNNFEPIGLANLTDHGGFFAGGWKGFLFALCIVVASYQGVELVGITAGEAKNPQVTLKKAINNILWRILIFYVGAIFIVVTLFPWTDVGQQGSPFVLTFAKVGIASAAAVINFVVLTAALSGCNSGMYSGGRMLYALAQNRQLPASLLKLTRNGVPARCVGLTILCLLVGSSLNYIIPNPEQVFVYVYSASVLPGMVPWLVILTSQLRFRQQNQDKIVGHPFKSILFPWVNYATLLFLACVIVGMAINPDTRLSLIVGAIFLLTVSALYFLLRTRNRAKSQC, encoded by the coding sequence ATGGAAAGCTCACAACAAGAACGACCTCAAGGATTGCAACGAGGCTTAGAAGCGCGGCATATCGAGCTCATTGCGCTAGGTGGAACAATTGGTGTTGGCCTATTTATGGGTTCAGCCAGCACATTAAAATGGGCAGGGCCATCGGTTTTGCTCGCTTACATTATTGCCGGTATTTTTGTGTTTTTTATCATGCGCTCAATGGGCGAAATGTTATTTGTTGAGCCAGTAACAGGTTCTTTTGCCTCCTTCGGCTATAAGTACTTAAGCCCATTTTGGGGCTGCTTAACGGCATGGGGCTATTGGTTTATGTGGGTTGCTGTCGGTATCTCTGAAATTACGGCAATAGGTGTCTATGCTGAGTATTGGTTCCCAGACGTCCCTCAATGGATATTTGCGTTGATCGCGGTGGTTTCCGTTGCACTTGCAAACCTTGCGGCAGTTAGGCTCTATGGAGAGCTAGAGTTTTGGTTTGCTATGATAAAAGTCACCACGATTGTGGTTATGATACTGATTGGGTTGAGTCTCATTTTTTTAGGCATTGGCAATAATTTTGAACCGATTGGCCTTGCGAATTTGACGGATCATGGCGGGTTCTTTGCGGGTGGCTGGAAAGGTTTTTTATTTGCTTTGTGTATCGTAGTTGCTTCTTATCAGGGCGTCGAATTAGTCGGGATCACCGCGGGTGAAGCGAAAAATCCACAGGTGACATTGAAAAAAGCGATCAATAATATCTTATGGCGTATTTTAATTTTTTATGTTGGCGCTATTTTCATTGTTGTTACGCTGTTTCCATGGACGGACGTTGGGCAACAAGGTAGCCCGTTTGTATTGACCTTTGCTAAGGTAGGTATCGCGTCAGCGGCGGCGGTGATAAATTTTGTGGTGCTGACTGCGGCGCTATCAGGCTGTAATAGCGGTATGTACAGTGGTGGCCGTATGTTATATGCGTTAGCCCAAAATAGACAACTCCCCGCCTCACTATTAAAACTGACACGTAATGGCGTACCAGCGCGCTGTGTTGGCTTGACTATCTTATGCTTATTGGTAGGTTCGAGCCTAAACTATATCATTCCTAACCCTGAACAAGTTTTTGTTTATGTGTACAGCGCGAGTGTTTTACCTGGCATGGTGCCTTGGTTAGTGATATTGACCAGTCAACTGCGTTTTCGGCAGCAGAACCAAGACAAGATTGTTGGACATCCGTTTAAATCGATTCTGTTTCCATGGGTGAACTACGCAACGTTACTGTTTTTAGCTTGTGTGATAGTCGGCATGGCGATTAACCCTGATACCCGCTTGTCGTTAATTGTTGGTGCGATCTTTTTATTGACGGTTTCTGCGCTTTATTTCTTACTGCGCACACGTAACCGCGCGAAGAGTCAGTGCTAA